One window from the genome of Ancylothrix sp. D3o encodes:
- a CDS encoding D-alanyl-D-alanine carboxypeptidase family protein gives MTKAGSSGKPFQNSTPGVDDIPIALRDTRQAQKKPLNGRVWLIGGTVGIILTLLTGLGFALMETQNIAKRQLEENITTQTTPAPSEPTATATTPATTQPKPEALLGHFPYKEAPLSELAPITSDGSIKMRKAAAEAFNQMQAAARAEGINLVVISGFRSIKDQDYLFFEVKAERGQTASTRANVSAPPGYSEHHTGYAVDIGDGNVPATNLSPDFENTPAYKWLEANAAHYSFEISFPRNNPQGVSYEPWHWRFVGDTHSLETFYKARGNQ, from the coding sequence TTGACTAAGGCAGGATCGTCTGGAAAACCCTTCCAAAACTCAACACCCGGTGTTGACGATATTCCCATAGCATTACGCGACACACGCCAAGCCCAAAAAAAACCGCTTAACGGGAGAGTGTGGCTGATTGGTGGAACAGTCGGAATTATCTTAACATTGCTCACCGGCTTAGGGTTTGCCCTCATGGAAACCCAAAACATAGCAAAACGCCAACTCGAAGAAAACATAACCACACAAACCACACCGGCCCCAAGCGAGCCAACAGCCACAGCCACAACTCCAGCAACAACTCAACCCAAGCCAGAAGCACTTTTAGGGCATTTTCCCTACAAAGAAGCGCCCCTTAGCGAACTTGCCCCCATCACCTCCGACGGTAGCATCAAAATGCGGAAAGCCGCAGCCGAAGCCTTCAACCAAATGCAAGCAGCAGCGAGAGCAGAAGGTATAAACTTAGTAGTAATTTCAGGATTTCGCAGCATCAAGGACCAAGATTACCTATTTTTTGAAGTCAAAGCCGAACGCGGACAAACCGCCTCAACCAGAGCCAACGTCAGCGCCCCCCCTGGATACAGCGAACATCACACCGGCTACGCTGTCGATATTGGCGATGGCAATGTGCCGGCAACCAACCTCAGCCCCGACTTTGAAAACACCCCCGCCTATAAATGGTTAGAAGCGAACGCCGCCCACTACAGTTTTGAAATTTCCTTTCCAAGAAACAACCCCCAAGGTGTTAGTTACGAACCTTGGCACTGGCGTTTTGTCGGCGATACCCACAGCCTAGAAACTTTCTATAAAGCCAGAGGAAATCAATAA
- a CDS encoding ATP-dependent Zn protease, with translation MNQTAINLIAITVFSLTISSLLGPLFNLPPAVPAVLAFCILGLATIDSFNWRGQLGTLIIEKISAISPEHRQRIIHHEAGHFLVAHLLEIPVAGYALSAWEAFQQGQSAQGGVRFDDQKLNAELEQGQISALILERYSKVWMAGIAAEQFVYGNAQGGAEDRQKVRAIYTQIGMASQAQIKERGSALQALNLIQTHQEAYQALVEAMTKKLSVEECCRLIDERRS, from the coding sequence ATGAACCAAACCGCAATTAACTTAATCGCCATCACAGTTTTTAGCCTTACTATTTCCAGCTTATTAGGGCCCTTATTTAATTTACCCCCAGCCGTCCCCGCCGTTCTTGCCTTTTGCATTTTAGGACTCGCCACCATCGATAGTTTTAATTGGCGAGGACAACTGGGAACCTTAATTATTGAAAAAATCAGCGCTATTTCTCCAGAACACCGGCAGCGGATCATTCACCACGAAGCCGGTCATTTTTTAGTTGCCCATTTGTTAGAAATTCCGGTTGCCGGTTATGCCTTAAGCGCCTGGGAAGCCTTCCAGCAAGGGCAATCAGCCCAAGGCGGTGTACGATTTGACGACCAAAAATTAAATGCAGAACTTGAACAAGGGCAAATTTCTGCTCTTATTTTAGAACGCTATTCTAAAGTTTGGATGGCAGGAATAGCCGCCGAACAATTTGTTTATGGAAATGCCCAAGGCGGCGCTGAAGACCGGCAGAAAGTCCGCGCCATTTATACACAAATAGGCATGGCATCTCAAGCCCAAATCAAAGAAAGAGGAAGCGCCTTACAAGCCTTAAACTTAATTCAAACCCATCAAGAAGCCTATCAAGCCTTAGTTGAAGCAATGACGAAAAAATTAAGTGTTGAGGAGTGTTGCCGGTTAATTGATGAACGCCGGTCTTAA